The Vulpes vulpes isolate BD-2025 chromosome 8, VulVul3, whole genome shotgun sequence genome has a window encoding:
- the LOC140599876 gene encoding tubulin alpha-1A chain isoform X1, with translation MKMLQTKNYRECISIHVGQAGVQIGNACWELYCLEHGIQPDGQMPSDKTIGGGDDSFNTFFSETGAGKHVPRAVFVDLEPTVIDEVRTGTYRQLFHPEQLITGKEDAANNYARGHYTIGKEIIDLVLDRIRKLADQCTGLQGFLVFHSFGGGTGSGFTSLLMERLSVDYGKKSKLEFSIYPAPQVSTAVVEPYNSILTTHTTLEHSDCAFMVDNEAIYDICRRNLDIERPTYTNLNRLIGQIVSSITASLRFDGALNVDLTEFQTNLVPYPRIHFPLATYAPVISAEKAYHEQLSVAEITNACFEPANQMVKCDPRHGKYMACCLLYRGDVVPKDVNAAIATIKTKRTIQFVDWCPTGFKVGINYQPPTVVPGGDLAKVQRAVCMLSNTTAIAEAWARLDHKFDLMYAKRAFVHWYVGEGMEEGEFSEAREDMAALEKDYEEVGVDSVEGEGEEEGEEY, from the exons ATGAAAATGCTGCAGACAAAGAACTAT CGTGAGTGTATCTCGATCCACGTTGGCCAGGCAGGTGTCCAGATCGGCAATGCCTGCTGGGAGCTCTATTGCCTGGAACATGGCATTCAGCCCGATGGCCAGATGCCAAGTGACAAGACCATTGGGGGAGGAGATGACTCCTTCAACACCTTCTTCAGTGAGACGGGCGCTGGCAAGCATGTGCCCAGGGCAGTGTTTGTAGACCTGGAGCCCACAGTCATTG atgaAGTTCGCACTGGCACCTACCGCCAGCTCTTCCACCCTGAGCAGCTCATCACAGGCAAGGAAGATGCTGCCAATAACTATGCCCGAGGGCACTACACCATTGGCAAGGAGATCATTGACCTTGTCTTGGACCGAATTCGGAAACTG GCTGACCAGTGCACGGGTCTTCAGGGCTTCTTGGTTTTCCACAGCTTTGGAGGGGGAACCGGTTCTGGGTTCACCTCCCTGCTGATGGAACGTCTCTCTGTCGATTATGGCAAGAAGTCCAAGCTAGAGTTCTCCATCTACCCTGCCCCCCAGGTGTCCACAGCTGTAGTAGAGCCCTACAACTCCATCCTCACCACCCACACCACCCTGGAGCACTCTGATTGTGCCTTCATGGTAGACAACGAGGCCATCTATGACATCTGTCGTAGAAACCTCGATATTGAGCGCCCAACCTACACTAATCTAAACAGGTTGATAGGTCAAATTGTGTCCTCCATCACGGCTTCCCTCAGATTTGATGGAGCCCTGAATGTGGATCTGACGGAGTTCCAGACCAACCTGGTGCCCTATCCCCGCATCCACTTCCCTCTGGCCACATATGCCCCTGTCATCTCTGCTGAGAAAGCCTACCATGAACAGCTTTCTGTAGCAGAGATCACCAATGCATGCTTTGAGCCAGCCAACCAGATGGTGAAATGTGACCCTCGCCATGGTAAATACATGGCTTGCTGCCTGTTGTACCGTGGTGATGTGGTTCCCAAAGATGTCAATGCTGCCATTGCCACCATCAAGACCAAGCGTACCATCCAGTTTGTGGACTGGTGCCCCACTGGCTTCAAAGTGGGCATTAACTACCAGCCTCCCACTGTGGTACCCGGTGGAGACCTGGCCAAAGTACAGCGAGCTGTGTGCATGCTGAGCAACACCACAGCCATTGCTGAGGCCTGGGCTCGTCTGGACCACAAGTTTGACCTGATGTATGCCAAGCGTGCCTTTGTTCACTGGTATGTGGGTgagggcatggaggaaggagagttttcTGAGGCCCGTGAGGACATGGCTGCCCTGGAGAAGGATTATGAGGAGGTTGGTGTGGATTCTGTTGAAGGAGAgggtgaagaagaaggagaggaatactaa
- the LOC140599876 gene encoding tubulin alpha-1A chain isoform X2: protein MRECISIHVGQAGVQIGNACWELYCLEHGIQPDGQMPSDKTIGGGDDSFNTFFSETGAGKHVPRAVFVDLEPTVIDEVRTGTYRQLFHPEQLITGKEDAANNYARGHYTIGKEIIDLVLDRIRKLADQCTGLQGFLVFHSFGGGTGSGFTSLLMERLSVDYGKKSKLEFSIYPAPQVSTAVVEPYNSILTTHTTLEHSDCAFMVDNEAIYDICRRNLDIERPTYTNLNRLIGQIVSSITASLRFDGALNVDLTEFQTNLVPYPRIHFPLATYAPVISAEKAYHEQLSVAEITNACFEPANQMVKCDPRHGKYMACCLLYRGDVVPKDVNAAIATIKTKRTIQFVDWCPTGFKVGINYQPPTVVPGGDLAKVQRAVCMLSNTTAIAEAWARLDHKFDLMYAKRAFVHWYVGEGMEEGEFSEAREDMAALEKDYEEVGVDSVEGEGEEEGEEY from the exons ATG CGTGAGTGTATCTCGATCCACGTTGGCCAGGCAGGTGTCCAGATCGGCAATGCCTGCTGGGAGCTCTATTGCCTGGAACATGGCATTCAGCCCGATGGCCAGATGCCAAGTGACAAGACCATTGGGGGAGGAGATGACTCCTTCAACACCTTCTTCAGTGAGACGGGCGCTGGCAAGCATGTGCCCAGGGCAGTGTTTGTAGACCTGGAGCCCACAGTCATTG atgaAGTTCGCACTGGCACCTACCGCCAGCTCTTCCACCCTGAGCAGCTCATCACAGGCAAGGAAGATGCTGCCAATAACTATGCCCGAGGGCACTACACCATTGGCAAGGAGATCATTGACCTTGTCTTGGACCGAATTCGGAAACTG GCTGACCAGTGCACGGGTCTTCAGGGCTTCTTGGTTTTCCACAGCTTTGGAGGGGGAACCGGTTCTGGGTTCACCTCCCTGCTGATGGAACGTCTCTCTGTCGATTATGGCAAGAAGTCCAAGCTAGAGTTCTCCATCTACCCTGCCCCCCAGGTGTCCACAGCTGTAGTAGAGCCCTACAACTCCATCCTCACCACCCACACCACCCTGGAGCACTCTGATTGTGCCTTCATGGTAGACAACGAGGCCATCTATGACATCTGTCGTAGAAACCTCGATATTGAGCGCCCAACCTACACTAATCTAAACAGGTTGATAGGTCAAATTGTGTCCTCCATCACGGCTTCCCTCAGATTTGATGGAGCCCTGAATGTGGATCTGACGGAGTTCCAGACCAACCTGGTGCCCTATCCCCGCATCCACTTCCCTCTGGCCACATATGCCCCTGTCATCTCTGCTGAGAAAGCCTACCATGAACAGCTTTCTGTAGCAGAGATCACCAATGCATGCTTTGAGCCAGCCAACCAGATGGTGAAATGTGACCCTCGCCATGGTAAATACATGGCTTGCTGCCTGTTGTACCGTGGTGATGTGGTTCCCAAAGATGTCAATGCTGCCATTGCCACCATCAAGACCAAGCGTACCATCCAGTTTGTGGACTGGTGCCCCACTGGCTTCAAAGTGGGCATTAACTACCAGCCTCCCACTGTGGTACCCGGTGGAGACCTGGCCAAAGTACAGCGAGCTGTGTGCATGCTGAGCAACACCACAGCCATTGCTGAGGCCTGGGCTCGTCTGGACCACAAGTTTGACCTGATGTATGCCAAGCGTGCCTTTGTTCACTGGTATGTGGGTgagggcatggaggaaggagagttttcTGAGGCCCGTGAGGACATGGCTGCCCTGGAGAAGGATTATGAGGAGGTTGGTGTGGATTCTGTTGAAGGAGAgggtgaagaagaaggagaggaatactaa